Proteins found in one Paenibacillus sp. FSL R10-2782 genomic segment:
- a CDS encoding carbonic anhydrase produces the protein MDHIKEILEYNRVFVENKEYEAYRTGKFPNKRMVIITCMDTRLTELLPKAMNLRNGDVKIIKNAGAIISQPFGSVMRSVLVALYELEADEVLVIGHYECGMAALNADHMVNEMLERGISQEVLSTLENSGIKLNKWLKGFDNIEEGVRSTVKLIKNHPLLPPNAPVHGMVIHPDTGELTLVVDGNKQ, from the coding sequence GTGGATCACATCAAAGAGATTTTGGAATACAACCGCGTTTTCGTGGAAAACAAAGAATACGAAGCCTATCGTACAGGCAAGTTCCCCAATAAAAGAATGGTCATCATTACCTGTATGGATACGCGTCTGACTGAACTGCTGCCCAAAGCCATGAATCTGCGCAACGGCGATGTCAAAATTATTAAAAATGCGGGTGCGATTATCTCCCAGCCTTTTGGAAGCGTTATGCGTAGTGTGCTCGTTGCCCTGTATGAGCTGGAAGCGGATGAAGTGCTCGTCATAGGCCATTACGAATGCGGTATGGCCGCGCTGAATGCGGACCACATGGTCAATGAAATGCTGGAGCGCGGGATTTCACAAGAGGTACTAAGCACTCTGGAAAATTCAGGGATTAAACTAAACAAATGGCTGAAAGGTTTTGACAACATTGAGGAAGGGGTTAGAAGTACCGTAAAGCTTATTAAGAATCACCCCTTGCTCCCGCCTAATGCGCCTGTTCACGGTATGGTCATCCATCCGGACACCGGGGAGCTAACGCTGGTTGTTGATGGAAATAAGCAGTGA